From Novosphingobium decolorationis, one genomic window encodes:
- a CDS encoding acyltransferase family protein — MPGSAGPVLVNVQALRAVAAYMVVAHHIANNLAHYTASGRFPELPGLGARGVDIFFVLSAFLVVTRSDRQGPSPGAFLVQRIVRIVPIYWLLTGLAALGIAGGYRLFDRGAITPDALLAALFFLPDFTELGAVRRPILVVGWTLNYEMAFYLLFALCLLAPRRGRVALACGALALLWLAQVSGAGGLAGYWGADSVLAFALGMLLARSLPSSGLAPALAIGAMLAGAAGLCALEVLYVPVGLPHPDLWGAMLAALVVLGAVALERRGITLRAAWLHRQGDASYAIYLVHVFVLQFVSKAWKAAGLTQGVAGLVVMVAVMVVLVPLVSLAFHRHVEVPLTRYLRGRGRLSGRGPGLAL, encoded by the coding sequence ATGCCGGGATCTGCGGGCCCTGTCCTGGTCAACGTACAGGCGCTGCGCGCCGTGGCTGCGTACATGGTTGTGGCGCATCATATTGCGAACAACCTTGCGCATTACACAGCGTCGGGACGGTTTCCGGAGCTTCCGGGGCTGGGCGCGCGCGGGGTGGATATCTTCTTTGTGCTCTCGGCCTTTCTGGTGGTGACGCGCAGTGACCGGCAGGGGCCTTCCCCGGGGGCGTTCCTGGTCCAGCGGATCGTACGGATCGTGCCGATCTACTGGCTGCTGACCGGGCTGGCCGCACTTGGTATCGCGGGGGGGTATCGGCTGTTCGACCGGGGCGCGATCACGCCCGATGCGCTTCTTGCTGCGCTCTTTTTCCTTCCCGACTTTACCGAGCTGGGCGCCGTGCGTCGGCCGATCCTGGTGGTCGGGTGGACGCTGAACTACGAAATGGCCTTCTACCTGCTCTTTGCGCTCTGCCTGCTGGCGCCGCGGCGCGGGCGGGTGGCGCTGGCATGCGGCGCGCTGGCCCTGTTGTGGCTGGCGCAGGTGTCCGGTGCAGGGGGATTGGCCGGGTACTGGGGCGCCGACAGCGTGCTGGCCTTTGCTCTCGGGATGCTGCTCGCGCGGAGCCTTCCGTCGTCCGGATTGGCCCCGGCTCTGGCTATTGGCGCGATGCTCGCGGGCGCTGCGGGGCTCTGCGCGCTCGAGGTGCTCTACGTTCCGGTCGGGTTGCCGCATCCCGATCTGTGGGGGGCGATGCTCGCCGCGCTTGTCGTGCTGGGCGCCGTGGCGCTGGAGCGGCGCGGAATTACGCTGCGGGCCGCCTGGCTGCATCGCCAGGGCGATGCGTCCTACGCGATCTACCTCGTCCACGTCTTCGTCCTGCAGTTCGTGAGCAAGGCCTGGAAAGCGGCGGGTCTGACCCAGGGCGTGGCCGGACTGGTGGTGATGGTGGCGGTGATGGTCGTGCTCGTGCCGCTTGTGAGCCTGGCCTTCCACCGGCACGTGGAAGTGCCTCTCACGCGCTACCTGCGCGGTAGGGGGCGGCTTAGCGGGCGTGGCCCGGGACTGGCGCTCTAG